One genomic segment of Candidatus Eisenbacteria bacterium includes these proteins:
- the larC gene encoding nickel pincer cofactor biosynthesis protein LarC has product MRILYVDPIGGLSGDMFLGALVDLGWPLASLERELQEIGISDIRLDVETRIHRHLSSKGILVTTGEKGVHRHLPDIEKILGVDRTEMDAIPPHRRKAYGAFRRLVEAEARIHGQPIEKVHLHEVGGLDSIADILGVCLAISDLEIERVFVGPLPLGTGWVDMAHGRFPIPAPATVEILKDVPVVWTGECGEKVTPTGAVLAVTLADQFGFPPPMILRSTGWGGGSRPTAEGETPNLVRLILGETEDEAVNEAGEGLWDRVGVLTTHIDDMTSEEMAYLTEKLRIGGALDVFVTPGLMKKGRPAWALTVLCGPAMMPSLRTLLFEESSTLGIRIRWEERWVLNRLLETLETPYGPIQVKWARRGERWEAAPEFESLKSAADSCGISLRKIALEISRLLPEVPKTSF; this is encoded by the coding sequence ATGAGGATTTTATACGTTGATCCGATAGGGGGACTGAGCGGGGACATGTTTCTCGGCGCCCTCGTCGACTTGGGCTGGCCCCTGGCCTCGTTGGAAAGGGAGCTCCAGGAGATCGGAATTTCGGACATCCGATTGGATGTGGAGACGCGGATCCATCGACATCTTTCCTCGAAGGGGATTCTTGTGACCACCGGTGAAAAAGGAGTTCACCGACACTTGCCGGACATTGAGAAGATTCTTGGAGTCGATCGAACGGAGATGGATGCGATCCCGCCGCACCGTCGGAAGGCCTATGGGGCGTTCCGCCGCCTGGTTGAGGCGGAAGCCCGCATCCACGGACAACCGATCGAGAAAGTCCATCTTCATGAGGTGGGAGGTTTGGATTCCATCGCCGATATCCTGGGCGTCTGTCTCGCTATCTCTGATCTTGAAATCGAGCGGGTCTTTGTTGGACCCCTGCCTTTGGGGACGGGATGGGTCGATATGGCGCATGGGCGATTTCCAATCCCCGCCCCGGCCACCGTTGAGATCCTGAAGGATGTTCCGGTTGTCTGGACCGGTGAATGCGGGGAGAAGGTGACCCCGACAGGAGCGGTCTTGGCGGTAACCCTCGCTGATCAATTCGGATTTCCTCCACCGATGATCCTTCGGTCGACCGGTTGGGGTGGCGGCAGCCGCCCTACGGCGGAGGGTGAAACTCCCAATCTCGTCCGGCTCATCCTTGGGGAGACCGAGGACGAAGCGGTGAATGAAGCGGGTGAGGGTCTCTGGGACCGAGTCGGCGTCCTAACGACACATATCGATGACATGACATCAGAAGAGATGGCTTATCTCACTGAAAAATTAAGGATTGGGGGGGCGCTCGATGTTTTTGTCACACCGGGATTGATGAAAAAGGGACGGCCGGCCTGGGCTTTAACCGTGCTTTGCGGGCCCGCCATGATGCCCTCTCTTCGCACCCTCCTCTTCGAAGAGTCATCCACATTGGGGATTCGGATCCGGTGGGAGGAGCGTTGGGTGCTGAATCGCCTCTTGGAGACCTTGGAAACGCCCTATGGGCCCATCCAGGTCAAATGGGCGCGCCGGGGGGAGCGATGGGAGGCGGCGCCCGAGTTCGAATCCCTGAAATCAGCCGCCGACTCCTGCGGGATCTCTTTGAGAAAAATCGCTTTGGAGATCTCACGACTCCTGCCTGAGGTGCCAAAAACCTCCTTTTAG
- a CDS encoding CDP-alcohol phosphatidyltransferase family protein, which produces MMSSIKRGARSTIAPLAGWLGKRGVHPNTLTLLGLLFAGITAVLLAQGRLRLALIPYTLSGLADMLDGAVARATGRGSAFGAALDSTVDRVAEGVVLGGLLLGLLNAPPGGTVLCVSSILLFLISSFLVSYTRARAEGLGLECTVGWMERPARLVLLAILLLLGRSVLLPGLIILGLLTTWTVIQRMIHISHEVGRLARNEKTRKVAP; this is translated from the coding sequence ATGATGTCTTCCATTAAAAGGGGCGCCCGTTCCACCATCGCCCCCCTTGCCGGCTGGCTGGGCAAAAGGGGTGTGCATCCCAACACCTTGACCCTGCTGGGCCTCCTTTTCGCCGGGATCACCGCGGTTCTTTTGGCCCAGGGCCGCCTGCGCCTGGCGCTCATCCCTTATACATTAAGCGGATTGGCCGATATGCTGGACGGCGCTGTGGCGCGGGCGACGGGCCGCGGTTCGGCCTTTGGCGCGGCCTTGGACTCCACCGTCGATCGTGTCGCCGAGGGCGTTGTTCTCGGCGGTCTTCTTCTCGGTCTGCTCAATGCGCCGCCCGGGGGCACGGTTCTCTGCGTTTCGTCGATCCTCCTTTTTCTCATCAGTTCTTTTCTGGTCAGTTATACCCGGGCGCGGGCTGAGGGCCTGGGACTCGAATGCACCGTCGGTTGGATGGAGCGTCCCGCCCGGTTGGTTCTGCTGGCGATCCTTCTACTTCTGGGCCGGTCGGTCCTTCTTCCGGGACTGATCATCTTGGGTCTCCTGACGACGTGGACGGTGATTCAGAGGATGATTCATATTAGCCATGAGGTGGGGCGGCTCGCTCGAAATGAAAAGACCCGCAAGGTCGCGCCATGA
- a CDS encoding integration host factor subunit beta, whose amino-acid sequence MTKADLVDEIADRTGLTKKDVAETVDQFLEAVSRSLINGKHIEIRGFGTFRVRDRKPRMARNPRTGDSVPVPARRVPVFKVSKELKEKVANAES is encoded by the coding sequence ATGACGAAGGCGGACCTGGTGGATGAAATCGCCGATCGCACAGGCTTGACGAAAAAAGATGTTGCTGAGACGGTGGATCAGTTCTTGGAGGCTGTCTCTAGATCTCTGATCAACGGCAAACATATTGAAATCAGAGGATTTGGGACGTTTAGGGTCCGTGATCGGAAGCCACGCATGGCTCGCAATCCCCGAACTGGGGATTCGGTGCCTGTCCCGGCCCGGCGCGTACCTGTCTTTAAGGTTTCCAAAGAACTGAAAGAAAAGGTCGCGAACGCCGAATCCTAG
- the larB gene encoding nickel pincer cofactor biosynthesis protein LarB produces MHPDRMRQILEDVQSGVMTADAAMSAFRRLPFESLNDLRLDHHRHLRCGFPEVVFGLGKTPTQVLDAAKGLQASGSPLLVTRVDPETGPLLQKQFPAGRWNRRARCFILAGESLIPPAGLVGILCAGTSDLPVAEEAVETARAMGAEVEFTADVGIAGLHRLSDKKELLLSADALVVVAGMEGALASVVGGLTDKPVIAVPTSVGYGASFKGLTALLAMLNSCASGVVVVNIDNGFGAGYTAALIGRGRCAAMKDVRLPEKQLRKQPEKPPKKRPGKEQ; encoded by the coding sequence ATGCACCCTGATCGCATGCGGCAGATACTTGAAGATGTCCAATCGGGCGTGATGACGGCTGATGCTGCGATGAGCGCCTTCCGACGGCTCCCCTTTGAGTCGCTGAACGACCTGCGATTGGATCATCATCGGCATCTTCGCTGCGGTTTTCCGGAAGTTGTTTTTGGACTGGGCAAAACGCCGACCCAGGTGCTGGATGCGGCCAAGGGTCTTCAGGCATCCGGCAGTCCTCTTCTCGTCACCCGTGTTGATCCAGAGACAGGACCTCTTCTGCAGAAGCAGTTTCCAGCAGGGCGCTGGAATCGCCGCGCCCGCTGCTTCATTTTGGCCGGTGAGTCTCTCATTCCCCCGGCCGGTCTTGTAGGCATCTTGTGCGCCGGGACGAGTGACCTCCCTGTTGCGGAGGAGGCTGTTGAAACGGCCCGCGCCATGGGAGCCGAGGTGGAGTTTACGGCCGATGTGGGGATTGCCGGGCTCCATCGTCTCAGCGATAAAAAGGAGCTCCTCCTATCGGCGGATGCCCTCGTTGTTGTCGCGGGCATGGAAGGGGCTCTGGCGAGTGTCGTGGGAGGACTTACCGACAAGCCCGTGATCGCGGTTCCGACCAGCGTCGGCTACGGCGCATCCTTCAAAGGTCTAACCGCCTTGTTGGCCATGCTCAACAGCTGCGCTTCCGGGGTTGTCGTCGTCAATATCGACAATGGTTTCGGCGCGGGTTACACCGCTGCCCTGATTGGACGGGGTCGATGCGCCGCAATGAAGGATGTCCGTCTTCCGGAGAAGCAACTGAGGAAACAACCGGAGAAGCCGCCGAAGAAACGACCGGGGAAAGAACAATGA
- a CDS encoding T9SS type A sorting domain-containing protein, whose product MRKSFLILACLCLLAVTVNAHAVTPRSDMFLRTSKAAVNESLSDAPKVTYAGTRADTFCYGGHDGSGYAVLGGIWDFADGTMQGWYSLDQTLNSGATWWARYDADDYEYPAAAPMTNASAGHLWCGGEKSRAMEGCWACDAGVENESYGYIANLCQRTTGELLALGAGDISIGMQYYTDSEGGVFDYSKVQLVCYDGANELEVLTVDNLDAGIEGAPGAPITYAGQIFGFELPDGTDGVRLRFEFVADGGWSDDDGLYCSTYGPIGLDNVVLSGAVSASYNFENDDEGFVAAHCPGIGNWVAVNHVDNYTILDPCACELSNYVLSFHDDNLEHGDPSSAQNQNNIAISPIVDRTAYPSPAYNSIFAQWDMYAWLPKANGVLYRPGWFYDPWECEFTGATGWSPRVGQATWHYVGTDPVCYGSNNSATSNEVPGTANYYRFCLEVLACCDCFGITNCTGTSNETPLFDNIEVCVTGVADAPVAGYGPADGNYYQDAFSQSMFLDPSATGRCDSWDVGGGAAPPYILADSLAITGPAVTGPTPSWEAYLWVHVPRVGPGIDTGAFAAWKSRFTGDAETGFVKARMDSSETVAAFSNKFCSYFNELDGGFNNAFGELTEENEILPDDLFTPGTLIQYFVTTNYVGNPEFAFLEDTTNGFFRDIEFLPSMRNDSKSRSIVWPCVLYVDAYNRGAENFIQPALDYFLQEVPGVGPNNDRYDENGASSNYNASSFYRNGNNGATLPQLLGYSCILVNSGALSDAALDETDVIGLEDWLLTSICDFNNERQGLILNGDEMPAVIQLNRPSFLFGALGAGLDCTPYRDAGCPSGSEEDTTYCVQIIDVDTPVFPTSTDIWAYGNGCPNIFTYSVMFPQGTGLGNRSWFDYDFSGPKGVVEFAQIVNEDLGLGNYRSSIEGYSYHHITTSFNGTTGQCVADSAGIVSAAASEIVNTLDWMFNGPPPSFCTNPCTITDDVPDIGGVDVRVNRLFQNRPNPFNPRTVISFSVAQRGKVELAIYDVSGRLVRQLRNDVMDAGQQNVVWDGTDDAGHKVTSGIYWSQLKINDYMSTKKMVLIK is encoded by the coding sequence ATGAGGAAGAGCTTCTTAATCCTGGCCTGCTTGTGTCTTTTGGCGGTCACGGTGAATGCTCATGCGGTAACACCTCGCAGCGATATGTTCCTTCGGACCTCGAAGGCTGCTGTGAATGAGTCGCTGAGCGATGCGCCGAAGGTGACCTATGCAGGCACACGGGCTGATACATTCTGCTATGGCGGCCATGATGGTAGTGGCTATGCCGTTCTTGGTGGAATCTGGGATTTCGCCGATGGCACCATGCAGGGTTGGTACAGTCTTGACCAAACATTGAATTCCGGCGCGACTTGGTGGGCTCGCTATGACGCCGACGACTACGAGTACCCGGCCGCCGCTCCGATGACCAATGCGTCGGCCGGACACCTTTGGTGTGGTGGGGAGAAATCCCGTGCTATGGAAGGGTGTTGGGCTTGTGATGCCGGCGTTGAAAATGAAAGCTATGGCTATATTGCCAATTTGTGCCAGAGAACCACGGGTGAGCTTTTGGCGCTTGGCGCTGGTGATATCTCCATTGGCATGCAGTACTACACCGACTCCGAAGGCGGTGTTTTTGACTACTCAAAGGTTCAGCTTGTCTGCTACGATGGCGCCAATGAGCTAGAAGTTCTTACCGTCGACAATCTCGATGCCGGTATTGAGGGTGCGCCCGGCGCTCCGATCACCTATGCGGGCCAAATCTTCGGATTCGAGCTTCCTGATGGCACCGATGGCGTGCGGTTGCGCTTTGAGTTCGTTGCCGACGGCGGCTGGTCTGATGATGATGGGCTGTACTGTTCCACATACGGTCCCATCGGTCTCGACAATGTGGTTCTCAGCGGCGCCGTCTCGGCGTCGTATAACTTTGAGAATGACGATGAAGGTTTTGTTGCCGCGCATTGTCCCGGGATCGGTAACTGGGTCGCCGTTAACCACGTCGACAATTATACCATCCTTGATCCCTGTGCTTGCGAGTTGAGCAACTATGTTCTCTCGTTCCACGATGACAACCTCGAGCATGGTGATCCGTCCAGTGCTCAGAACCAGAACAATATAGCGATAAGCCCGATTGTTGATCGCACGGCTTATCCGTCCCCTGCCTACAACTCAATCTTCGCTCAGTGGGACATGTATGCCTGGCTGCCGAAGGCCAACGGTGTCCTTTATCGTCCGGGCTGGTTCTATGATCCTTGGGAATGTGAATTCACGGGCGCCACAGGTTGGTCCCCGCGTGTCGGGCAGGCCACATGGCACTATGTTGGAACCGATCCTGTTTGTTACGGTTCCAACAACTCCGCCACCAGCAACGAAGTTCCGGGCACGGCAAACTACTATCGCTTCTGTCTTGAAGTGCTGGCTTGCTGTGACTGCTTCGGCATCACGAATTGCACCGGTACCAGCAATGAAACCCCGCTGTTTGACAACATCGAGGTGTGCGTGACCGGCGTTGCCGATGCTCCTGTGGCGGGTTACGGCCCTGCAGATGGCAACTATTATCAGGATGCCTTCAGCCAGAGCATGTTCCTTGATCCGAGCGCAACCGGCCGTTGCGATTCCTGGGATGTTGGCGGCGGCGCTGCGCCTCCGTATATTCTAGCCGACTCCCTGGCGATCACCGGCCCCGCGGTTACGGGTCCCACTCCGTCTTGGGAAGCCTACCTATGGGTTCATGTCCCGCGTGTCGGCCCTGGGATCGATACGGGCGCTTTTGCTGCTTGGAAATCACGATTCACGGGCGATGCGGAGACGGGTTTCGTTAAGGCGAGAATGGACTCGAGTGAGACCGTCGCGGCCTTCTCGAACAAGTTCTGCTCCTACTTCAACGAATTAGACGGCGGGTTCAACAATGCGTTCGGCGAATTGACCGAAGAGAACGAGATTCTCCCGGATGATTTGTTCACGCCGGGTACCCTGATTCAGTACTTCGTAACCACAAACTATGTTGGGAATCCGGAATTCGCCTTCTTGGAAGACACCACCAATGGCTTCTTCCGTGACATCGAGTTCCTTCCCAGCATGCGCAATGACTCAAAGTCGCGCTCGATTGTTTGGCCTTGCGTTCTTTACGTCGATGCCTACAACCGCGGCGCCGAAAACTTCATTCAGCCGGCACTTGACTACTTCCTGCAAGAAGTTCCGGGTGTTGGACCGAATAATGACCGCTACGATGAGAACGGAGCTTCCTCGAACTACAATGCGAGCTCCTTCTATCGGAACGGTAACAACGGGGCGACGTTGCCTCAGCTGTTGGGCTACAGCTGTATCCTCGTCAACTCCGGCGCTCTCAGCGATGCAGCCTTGGATGAGACAGACGTCATCGGTCTCGAAGACTGGTTGCTGACCTCGATCTGCGATTTCAACAATGAGCGCCAGGGATTGATCCTGAACGGTGATGAGATGCCTGCTGTCATCCAGTTGAATCGTCCCTCCTTCCTGTTCGGCGCCCTCGGTGCCGGGCTGGACTGCACACCTTACCGTGATGCCGGCTGCCCGAGTGGTTCCGAGGAGGACACGACCTATTGCGTTCAGATCATCGACGTTGACACGCCGGTCTTCCCGACCTCGACCGATATCTGGGCCTATGGCAACGGATGTCCGAACATCTTTACTTACTCCGTTATGTTCCCGCAGGGCACGGGTCTTGGGAACCGCAGCTGGTTCGACTATGACTTCAGTGGCCCCAAAGGCGTCGTAGAGTTCGCTCAGATCGTCAATGAAGATCTCGGATTGGGTAACTATCGCTCCTCGATCGAGGGCTATAGCTATCACCACATCACGACCTCCTTCAACGGGACGACAGGACAGTGCGTCGCCGATAGTGCTGGTATCGTCAGCGCGGCAGCCTCTGAGATCGTTAACACCCTCGACTGGATGTTCAACGGTCCTCCGCCGTCATTCTGCACCAATCCGTGCACTATCACAGATGACGTTCCGGACATCGGTGGTGTTGATGTGCGTGTGAACCGTCTATTCCAGAACCGCCCGAACCCATTCAACCCCCGCACCGTCATTTCCTTCTCGGTAGCGCAGCGCGGCAAGGTTGAGTTGGCCATCTATGATGTCTCCGGCCGCCTGGTTCGCCAGTTGCGCAATGATGTCATGGACGCCGGTCAGCAGAACGTGGTCTGGGATGGTACGGATGATGCCGGTCACAAGGTCACCAGCGGGATCTACTGGTCTCAGCTGAAGATCAATGACTACATGTCCACAAAGAAGATGGTGCTTATCAAGTAA
- the rsmI gene encoding 16S rRNA (cytidine(1402)-2'-O)-methyltransferase, with protein sequence MGHLQDITLRAIEVLRDVSFIAAEDTRRSRTLLSAHGLTGRLVSYHEHNERQRTPGLLEELLQGRSVALISDAGSPLISDPGYHIVQAAIQEGIPIQVIPGPSSVIAALQVAGFTADRFIFHGYAPRTSGRRERFLDEVAADPRTQVFFETPHRIRRTLDAMTSRFPRRDMVLCRELTKVYEETLRGTPEKILERIGERSLKGEMVLVVGPQSKEGRGRSAGS encoded by the coding sequence ATGGGTCATCTCCAGGACATAACCCTGAGAGCCATTGAGGTTCTCAGGGATGTTTCCTTTATTGCCGCCGAAGACACCCGAAGAAGCCGAACGCTCCTTTCCGCCCATGGTCTCACCGGAAGGCTTGTCAGTTACCATGAGCACAATGAACGGCAGCGGACCCCCGGTCTTCTTGAAGAACTTCTGCAGGGACGGTCGGTAGCCCTTATCAGTGATGCAGGCAGCCCCCTCATCAGCGATCCTGGCTACCATATTGTTCAGGCGGCCATCCAAGAGGGGATTCCGATTCAGGTCATTCCCGGGCCCTCATCTGTTATCGCAGCCCTTCAAGTAGCGGGATTTACGGCCGACCGGTTTATCTTTCATGGGTATGCGCCGCGCACATCGGGCCGGAGAGAACGGTTTCTGGATGAAGTGGCGGCCGATCCACGAACACAGGTTTTCTTTGAAACGCCGCACCGCATCCGGCGGACATTGGATGCAATGACAAGTCGGTTCCCCCGCCGGGATATGGTACTCTGCCGAGAACTCACAAAAGTCTATGAAGAGACATTGAGAGGGACGCCCGAAAAAATCCTGGAGAGGATCGGTGAGCGGTCCCTGAAGGGCGAAATGGTTCTTGTCGTCGGTCCGCAATCGAAGGAAGGCCGTGGAAGGAGCGCCGGTTCATGA
- the tmk gene encoding dTMP kinase, with translation MSRGVFISFEGGEGSGKSTQILRLAESLKSSGFQVVVCREPGGTPLGEAVRDLLLKIRKDPPAALTELLLLESSRSHLVQQVILPALKEGRIVLCDRYADASMAYQWGGRGLASDLVRNLNKTATGGLTPDRTVLLDMDPSEGRRRQGRAGMDTDRMESENLEFHSKVRCAYLSLAKEEPGRFIVVDAAQGIDQLAEEILRQVQPYCLERLTPSGKTFGKTEGGIHHAP, from the coding sequence ATGAGCCGAGGGGTTTTTATCTCCTTTGAGGGGGGCGAGGGATCGGGGAAATCGACTCAGATTTTGAGGCTGGCCGAGTCGTTGAAATCTTCGGGATTCCAGGTCGTTGTCTGTCGCGAGCCGGGGGGAACACCGCTCGGCGAGGCGGTTCGCGACCTGCTTCTCAAGATCCGCAAGGATCCGCCCGCGGCCCTGACCGAATTGCTTCTTCTTGAGTCATCACGATCCCACCTCGTCCAGCAGGTCATCCTCCCCGCACTGAAAGAAGGTCGGATTGTTCTCTGCGACCGTTATGCCGATGCGTCGATGGCCTATCAGTGGGGGGGAAGAGGTTTGGCTTCGGATCTTGTTAGGAATCTCAATAAAACAGCGACCGGCGGTCTGACCCCTGATCGGACGGTTCTTCTTGATATGGATCCAAGCGAAGGGCGGCGGCGCCAGGGCCGGGCGGGCATGGATACCGATCGCATGGAGAGCGAGAATCTGGAGTTTCATAGTAAAGTGCGCTGTGCCTATCTCTCTCTTGCGAAAGAAGAGCCTGGACGATTCATCGTGGTTGATGCAGCGCAGGGGATAGATCAACTGGCGGAAGAGATCCTCCGACAAGTACAACCTTACTGCCTTGAACGGTTGACACCATCCGGGAAGACTTTTGGGAAAACTGAGGGAGGCATCCATCATGCACCCTGA